In a single window of the Pocillopora verrucosa isolate sample1 chromosome 4, ASM3666991v2, whole genome shotgun sequence genome:
- the LOC131772671 gene encoding serine protease 23 codes for MLCSRILFVFILSDFISCRGFENDYQDAVNVNEVEIKKATFEQENADEFDKYKRKSIVGSDDRLRVKPESVQRLPFGAMVKVKISPSAGSCSGVLVGPRHVLSAAHCFHNGNELLAPRRSLNVGVLQSNQRFTWYRVRQVSLPRAWYGTTPMNPEIDYAILTLKRPHGRPYLRIKAFSMKNLQQFSAMHFACFPNDKRENSMWYSTCPVGWQPNSTTYRTVIMNTCDAAGGCSGAGVYVLNNRNQNRYVIGVLSGTVNSKAKNVMTRLTSKKVKEICRWIGRLAKSGCRTSGIQ; via the exons ATGCTTTGCTCCAGAATTCTTTTCGTGTTTATTCTTAGTGATTTCATCTCTTGCCGAGGTTTCGAAAATGATTATCAAG ATGCAGTTAACGTAAATGAAGTGGAGATTAAGAAGGCTACCTTTGAACAAGAAAACGCAGATGAATTTGACAAATACAAGAGGAAGAGTATCGTGGGCTCAGATGATAGACTTCGCGTAAAACCTGAATCAGTGCAACGCCTGCCATTTGGAGCTATGGTGAAAGTCAAGATCAGTCCCAGCGCAGGGTCATGCTCCGGAGTCCTGGTTGGGCCCCGGCACGTTTTATCTGCCGCACACTGTTTTCACAACGGAAATGAGTTACTGGCACCGAGGCGATCGTTAAACGTTGGTGTGCTTCAGAGTAACCAACGTTTTACCTGGTATCGTGTCAGACAAGTTTCTCTCCCGCGTGCATGGTACGGCACAACCCCTATGAATCCTGAAATCGATTATGCAATTTTAACCCTCAAGAGACCCCATGGGAGACCGTATCTCCGCATCAAAGCTTTCTCCATGAAGAATCTCCAGCAATTCAGCGCCATGCACTTCGCCTGCTTTCCGAACGACAAACGAGAAAATTCAATGTGGTATTCGACGTGCCCTGTCGGTTGGCAGCCGAACAGTACCACCTACCGAACAGTCATCATGAACACCTGCGACGCTGCTGGAGGTTGCTCGGGAGCCGGCGTTTATGTGTTAAACAATAGGAACCAAAATCGATATGTCATCGGGGTGTTGTCGGGAACAGTCAATAGCAAGGCGAAAAATGTCATGACACGCTTGACCTCGAAAAAGGTGAAGGAAATTTGTCGCTGGATTGGAAGGTTGGCAAAATCAGGATGCCGCACCAGTGGTATTCAATAA
- the LOC131772689 gene encoding zinc finger protein ZFP2-like produces the protein MAAKKMQPVIHRSAFSIVHRGSMYHREPAASSYFYPSLHLPYHSHMTEFQSLPGTSVKSLALPQPKAPRFACHHPRASVICHTVDPVFKPMFPRRDAIQPSLFDHSTIFLREKFERERASIVKQENNETLQQWFQNTPNANEDSQSAAAFNQALLFSYGKESETGINISAMYWNTRPPLCNSFTESIAKEPRDVQKSEERVQDTGNWSFPRNVTEAEDSNEIPLEGERTDGLDAKKVNTCDEGAVDSTDIANSPDTAAVSEQQRMMAYENSHAKKPRSKHRCDECGRTFTRSSTLVTHKRIHTGDKPYVCKQCDRAFRQLGNLTRHQLTHTTSKPYICQQCNKAFNRASNLHTHMRTHSDYKPFSCEFCGKRFHQKVDMKIHRYTHTGEKPHKCQKCGRGFKQLTHLTYHMRTHSDVRMYKCEFCGKGFNQKGNLKAHVYRHTGERPFTCDICGKGFTLASTLNTHKRTHAPHKPFQCQYCEKAFYQKNALKSHYIASHPFTGGVSLL, from the coding sequence ATGGCGGCAAAGAAAATGCAACCGGTTATTCACAGATCAGCGTTTTCTATTGTTCATCGAGGCTCTATGTACCATCGTGAGCCAGCCGCGTCAAGTTACTTCTACCCGTCATTACATCTACCATATCACAGTCATATGACAGAGTTCCAAAGTCTACCAGGGACGTCAGTCAAATCACTTGCCTTGCCGCAGCCAAAAGCACCACGCTTTGCTTGTCACCACCCCCGTGCGTCCGTCATTTGTCACACTGTTGACCCTGTTTTCAAACCGATGTTCCCTAGAAGAGATGCTATTCAACCATCCTTGTTTGACCACAGTACCATTTTCCTCCGTGAAAAGTTTGAACGTGAGAGAGCTTCAATAgtgaaacaagaaaacaacgaGACACTTCAACAATGGTTCCAAAATACGCCAAACGCAAATGAGGATAGCCAATCAGCGGCTGCCTTCAACCAGGCCCTGCTTTTTTCATACGGTAAAGAGTCGGAGACTGGGATCAACATCTCGGCCATGTACTGGAATACCAGGCCTCCACTGTGCAACTCATTTACAGAAAGTATAGCGAAGGAGCCAAGAGATGTCCAAAAGAGTGAAGAGAGAGTTCAAGATACAGGAAATTGGTCTTTTCCCCGTAATGTTACGGAGGCGGAGGATTCAAACGAGATTCCCCTTGAAGGAGAGCGGACTGATGGACTGGATGCCAAAAAAGTTAACACTTGTGATGAAGGAGCAGTGGATTCAACAGACATCGCTAATTCCCCCGATACTGCAGCTGTTAGCGAACAGCAACGCATGATGGCGTATGAAAACAGCCATGCTAAAAAGCCCAGGTCCAAGCATAGATGTGATGAGTGTGGCAGAACATTCACTCGCTCCAGTACTCTCGTAACGCACAAACGAATTCACACTGGAGACAAGCCTTACGTCTGCAAACAGTGCGACCGCGCCTTTAGACAGCTTGGTAACCTGACTCGTCACCAGCTTACTCACACAACGTCCAAGCCATACATCTGTCAACAGTGTAACAAAGCATTCAACCGCGCTTCTAACCTTCACACCCACATGCGCACACATTCCGACTACAAGCCATTTAGCTGCGAATTTTGCGGCAAGCGGTTCCACCAGAAAGTCGACATGAAGATCCACCGCTACACGCACACGGGAGAAAAGCCCCACAAGTGCCAGAAATGTGGGCGAGGATTCAAGCAGCTGACCCATTTAACCTACCACATGAGAACACATTCTGACGTGCGCATGTACAAGTGTGAGTTTTGTGGCAAGGGCTTTAATCAGAAGGGAAACCTGAAGGCGCACGTGTACCGTCACACGGGAGAGAGACCATTCACGTGTGATATCTGCGGAAAGGGTTTTACACTGGCTTCAACTTTGAACACACATAAGAGAACACATGCGCCACACAAGCCATTTCAGTGTCAGTACTGTGAGAAGGCTTTTTATCAGAAGAATGCCCTTAAATCTCATTACATCGCCTCTCATCCTTTCACAGGAGGCGTATCTCTGTTGTGA